A region of Saccopteryx leptura isolate mSacLep1 chromosome X, mSacLep1_pri_phased_curated, whole genome shotgun sequence DNA encodes the following proteins:
- the HNRNPH2 gene encoding heterogeneous nuclear ribonucleoprotein H2, whose amino-acid sequence MMLSSEGREGYVVKVRGLPWSCSADEVMRFFSDCKIQNGTSGIRFIYTREGRPSGEAFVELESEDEVKLALKKDRETMGHRYVEVFKSNSVEMDWVLKHTGPNSPDTANDGFVRLRGLPFGCSKEEIVQFFSGLEIVPNGMTLPVDFQGRSTGEAFVQFASQEIAEKALKKHKERIGHRYIEIFKSSRAEVRTHYDPPRKLMAMQRPGPYDRPGAGRGYNSIGRGAGFERMRRGAYGGGYAGYDDYGGYNDGYGFGSDRFGRDLNYCFSGMSDHRYGDGGSSFQSTTGHCVHMRGLPYRATENDIYNFFSPLNPMRVHIEIGPDGRVTGEADVEFATHEDAVAAMAKDKANMQHRYVELFLNSTAGTSGGAYDHSYVELFLNSTAGASGGAYGSQMMGGMGLSNQSSYGGPASQQLSSGYGGGYGGQSSMSGYDQVLQENSSDYQSNLA is encoded by the coding sequence ATGATGCTGAGCTCGGAAGGCAGGGAGGGTTACGTGGTGAAGGTCCGGGGCCTTCCCTGGTCCTGCTCTGCTGATGAAGTGATGCGCTTCTTCTCCGATTGCAAAATCCAGAACGGCACGTCAGGGATCCGTTTCATCTACACCAGAGAAGGCAGACCAAGTGGCGAAGCATTTGTCGAACTTGAGTCGGAAGATGAAGTGAAGTTGGCCCTGAAGAAGGACAGAGAAACCATGGGACACAGATACGTTGAAGTATTCAAGTCCAACAGTGTTGAAATGGATTGGGTGTTGAAGCACACAGGCCCAAACAGTCCTGATACCGCGAATGATGGCTTCGTCCGCCTTAGAGGACTCCCGTTTGGCTGTAGCAAGGAGGAGATTGTTCAGTTTTTTTCAGGGTTGGAAATTGTGCCAAATGGGATGACACTGCCGGTGGACTTTCAGGGGCGGAGCACAGGGGAGGCCTTTGTGCAGTTTGCTTCACAGGAGATCGCTGAAAAGGCCTTAAAGAAACACAAGGAAAGAATAGGGCACAGGTACATTGAAATCTTCAAGAGTAGCCGAGCGGAAGTCCGAACCCACTATGACCCCCCTAGAAAGCTCATGGCCATGCAGCGACCAGGTCCCTATGATAGGCCAGGGGCTGGCAGAGGGTATAATAGCATTGGCAGAGGGGCAGGGTTTGAGAGGATGAGGCGGGGCGCCTATGGTGGAGGGTATGCAGGCTATGATGATTACGGTGGCTATAATGATGGGTATGGCTTTGGGTCTGATAGATTTGGGAGAGACCTCAACTACTGTTTTTCAGGAATGTCTGATCATAGATATGGAGATGGTGGGTCCAGTTTCCAGAGTACCACAGGTCATTGTGTACACATGAGGGGATTACCTTACAGAGCCACTGAGAATgatatttacaattttttctcACCTCTTAACCCTATGAGAGTACACATTGAAATTGGACCCGATGGCCGAGTTACTGGTGAGGCAGATGTTGAATTTGCTACCCATGAAGATGCTGTAGCAGCCATGGCAAAAGATAAAGCTAATATGCAGCATAGATATGTGGAGCTCTTCTTGAATTCTACTGCAGGAACAAGTGGGGGTGCTTACGATCACAGCTACGTAGAGCTCTTTTTGAATTCTACAGCAGGGGCAAGTGGGGGTGCCTATGGCAGCCAAATGATGGGAGGGATGGGCTTATCCAACCAGTCCAGTTATGGAGGTCCTGCTAGCCAGCAGCTGAGTAGTGGCTACGGAGGTGGCTATGGTGGTCAGAGCAGTATGAGTGGATATGACCAAGTTCTGCAGGAAAACTCCAGTGACTATCAGTCAAACCTTGCATAG
- the GLA gene encoding alpha-galactosidase A: MMRRTAIVQPLGCVTALCLMALVLWDVPGAWALDNGLAMTPTMGWLHWERFMCNTDCKEEPDSCISEKLFMQMADVMNSDGWREVGYKYLCIDDCWMAPQRDSKGRLQADPIRFPSGIRHLANYVHSKGLKLGIYADVGKKTCAGYPGSFGYYDIDAKTFADWGVDLLKFDGCYCDSVEQLADGYKHMSLALNKTGRSIVYSCEWPLYMWPFRKPNYTEIRQYCNHWRNSGDVYDSWQSIKSILFWTSSNQKTIVSAAGPGGWNDPDMLVIGNFGLSWDQQVTQMALWAIMAAPLLMSNDLRNISLQAKTLLQNKDVIAINQDPLGKQGYLLRKEDNIEVWERPLSNLAWAVAMVNLQEIGGPRSYTVNIASLGRGVACNPACHITELLPVKTKLGFYEWTAGLKTRINPTGTVLFRLERSKTF; encoded by the exons ATGATGAGGCGGACAGCCATCGTCCAGCCGCTGGGCTGCGTGACAGCGCTTTGCTTAATGGCCTTGGTTCTCTGGGACGTTCCTGGGGCCTGGGCCCTTGACAATGGCTTGGCCATGACCCCTACCATGGGCTGGTTGCATTGGGAGCGCTTCATGTGCAACACTGACTGTAAAGAAGAGCCGGATTCCTGTATCAG TGAGAAGCTCTTCATGCAGATGGCAGATGTCATGAACTCAGATGGCTGGAGGGAAGTAGGGTATAAGTACCTCTGCATTGATGACTGTTGGATGGCTCCCCAGAGAGACTCAAAAGGCAGACTTCAGGCAGACCCTATACGCTTTCCTAGTGGGATCCGCCACCTAGCTAATTAT GTTCATAGCAAAGGACTGAAGCTAGGGATTTATGCAGATGTTGGGAAAAAAACCTGCGCGGGCTACCCTGGGAGCTTTGGATACTATGACATTGATGCCAAAACCTTTGCTGACTGGGGAGTAGATCTGCTAAAATTTGATGGTTGTTACTGTGACAGTGTGGAACAGTTGGCAGACG GTTATAAGCATATGTCCTTGGCTCTGAACAAGACTGGCCGAAGCATCGTGTACTCCTGTGAGTGGCCCCTTTATATGTGGCCCTTTCGTAAG CCCAATTATACAGAAATCCGACAGTACTGCAATCACTGGAGAAATTCTGGAGATGTTTATGATTCTTGGCAAAGTATAAAGAGTATCTTGTTCTGGACATCTTCTAACCAGAAGACAATTGTCAGTGCCGCCGGACCAGGGGGTTGGAATGACCCAGATATG TTAGTGATCGGCAACTTTGGCCTCAGCTGGGATCAGCAGGTCACTCAGATGGCCCTCTGGGCTATCATGGCAGCTCCGTTACTCATGTCCAATGACCTCCGAAACATCAGCCTTCAAGCCAAAACCCTCCTTCAGAATAAAGATGTAATTGCCATCAACCAGGACCCCTTAGGCAAGCAGGGGTACCTACTTAGAAAG GAAGACAACATCGAGGTGTGGGAACGCCCTCTCTCGAACTTAGCGTGGGCTGTGGCTATGGTGAACCTTCAGGAGATTGGAGGCCCTCGTTCTTACACTGTCAATATTGCTTCCCTGGGTAGAGGAGTGGCCTGCAATCCTGCCTGTCATATCACAGAACTCCTCCCTGTGAAGACAAAGCTGGGGTTTTATGAATGGACTGCAGGCTTAAAAACTCGAATAAATCCCACAGGCACTGTTTTGTTTCGGTTAGAAAGAAGCAAgacattttaa